One Aegilops tauschii subsp. strangulata cultivar AL8/78 chromosome 7, Aet v6.0, whole genome shotgun sequence genomic window carries:
- the LOC109743714 gene encoding auxin-responsive protein SAUR72-like, which yields MPTEKNNDKRACVTHNLQLCRYIRRSHHGRLSTNALCPLTSSVLPRQEPAAAVASRPPLLSLEVSGVNRSSSDMKRLLRRLSRVAAADACASAAYQPLRPDAAAKGSSAVSSPSSSFFGARRLGRGARVPEGHVPVCVGEEGGPVERFAVRAELLGQPAFKALLRRAAQEYGYGHPGALRIPCAVADFRRLLLGLSDPSSQATDDDDSALYY from the coding sequence ATGCCAACCGAGAAAAATAATGACAAGAGGGCCTGTGTAACGCACAACTTGCAGCTCTGCCGTTATATAAGAAGGAGCCACCATGGCCGCCTCAGTACAAACGCCTTGTGTCCTCTCACCTCTAGTGTCCTCCCTCGCCAAgaacccgccgccgccgtcgcctcccggCCTCCGCTTCTAAGCCTCGAGGTCTCCGGCGTCAACCGAAGCAGCAGCGACATGAAGCGCCTGCTCAGACGGCTCTCCCGCGTGGCCGCGGCCGACGCCTGCGCATCCGCCGCGTACCAGCCGCTTCGGCCCGACGCTGCGGCGAAGGGCTCCTCCGCAGTctcctctccctcgtcctcaTTCTTCGGCGCGCGGAGGCTCGGCAGGGGCGCGCGGGTGCCGGAGGGGCACGTGCCGGTGTGCGTCGGAGAGGAGGGCGGCCCCGTGGAGCGCTTCGCCGTGCGGGCCGAGCTGCTGGGCCAGCCGGCGTTCAAGGCCCTGCTCCGGCGCGCCGCGCAGGAGTACGGCTACGGCCACCCAGGCGCGCTCCGCATCCCCTGCGCCGTCGCCGActtccgccgcctcctcctcggcctctCCGACCCCAGCTCCCAGGCCACCGACGACGACGACTCCGCGCTCTACTACTAG
- the LOC141027441 gene encoding uncharacterized protein, protein MASWREAHAAPARWTTARSVQRWEAPEDGWIKANVDGALEKQQNKGGGGTILRDHNGGYVASACFFFPQCADPERAELMACLKAIKMARELNVDRIHVELDCQALAKMIMSPEKNFSLVGPWVEEVKKSLGEFMDFKVGWVRRSANSIAHKLTRVGVGEERCQVWTGVPPGFILDVVSDDILV, encoded by the coding sequence ATGGCGTCGTGGAGAGAAGCTCATGCTGCCCCTGctaggtggacgacggcaaggtcGGTGCAGCGGTGGGAAGCTCCAGAAGATGGATGGATCAAGGCTAATGTTGATGGTGCTCTCGAGAAACAACAGAACAAGGGCGGTGGTGGGACTATCCTACGTGACCACAATGGCGGCTATGTGGCTTCGGCCTGCTTCTTCTTCCCACAATGTGCTGATCCCGAACGTGCTGAGCTCATGGCGTGCCTGAAGGCGATCAAGATGGCGAGGGAGTTGAATGTTGACAGGATTCATGTGGAGCTGGACTGCCAGGCTCTGGCGAAGATGATCATGAGCCCTGAAAAGAACTTCTCTTTGGTCGGGCCGTGGGTTGAAGAGGTAAAGAAGTCGCTGGGGGAGTTCATGGACTTCAAGGTGGGCTGGGTTCGGCGCTCGGCAAATTCTATTGCCCATAAGCTCACTAGGGTTGGTGTTGGAGAGGAGAGATGTCAGGTGTGGACTGGTGTGCCGCCTGGTTTTATCCTAGATGTTGTATCGGATGACATTCTGGTTTAA